From Pseudomonas sp. stari2, a single genomic window includes:
- a CDS encoding GGDEF domain-containing protein, translated as MVNNNQKDSSLPQWPEAAQTLMALMHAQGEVARLSEREQLFSSLLVSVNAVLWAFNWETRQVLYVSPAYERIFGRSAALLLADHNQWRDSIYPEDLEYAERSLAEVLHKGAVEDREYRIIGADGRVRWISDKCFINRQEEPGQPVIIVGIAEDITEKKQMETELQRLATTDVLTQSSNRRHFFECANREFEEARLQGAPLAFLLLDIDDFKVINDTYGHPEGDNVLQRIAECGRASLRRGDLFGRIGGEEFAAVFPGCAPDMAMQVAERLQQEIQRLSFSHGEQVFGITVSQGLTSLTPKDESLDSLFARADAAMYEAKRQGKNRIISA; from the coding sequence ATGGTCAACAACAATCAAAAAGACTCATCCCTTCCCCAGTGGCCAGAAGCCGCGCAAACCCTGATGGCATTGATGCACGCCCAGGGCGAAGTGGCACGCCTGAGTGAACGCGAACAGCTGTTCAGTTCGCTGCTGGTCAGCGTCAACGCCGTGCTTTGGGCCTTCAACTGGGAAACCCGTCAGGTGCTGTACGTCAGCCCCGCCTATGAACGGATTTTCGGCCGTTCGGCCGCCCTGCTACTCGCCGACCATAACCAGTGGCGTGACAGCATCTACCCCGAGGATCTGGAATACGCCGAACGCAGCCTCGCCGAAGTGCTGCACAAAGGCGCCGTGGAAGACCGCGAATACCGGATCATCGGCGCCGACGGTCGGGTGCGCTGGATCAGCGACAAGTGCTTCATCAACCGCCAGGAAGAACCGGGACAACCGGTGATCATCGTCGGCATCGCTGAAGACATCACCGAAAAGAAGCAGATGGAAACCGAGTTGCAACGCCTGGCCACCACCGACGTGCTGACCCAGAGCAGCAACCGTCGACACTTCTTCGAATGCGCCAATCGCGAGTTTGAAGAAGCCCGCCTGCAGGGTGCGCCACTGGCGTTTCTGCTGCTGGACATCGATGACTTCAAGGTGATCAACGACACCTACGGTCACCCGGAAGGCGACAACGTGCTGCAACGAATCGCCGAATGCGGGCGTGCCTCGCTGCGCCGGGGCGACCTGTTCGGACGGATTGGCGGTGAAGAGTTTGCTGCGGTTTTTCCGGGCTGTGCGCCGGACATGGCGATGCAGGTGGCCGAGCGGCTGCAACAGGAAATCCAGCGATTGAGCTTCAGCCACGGCGAACAAGTGTTCGGCATCACCGTCAGCCAGGGCCTGACCAGCCTTACCCCGAAAGACGAAAGCCTGGACAGTCTGTTCGCCCGGGCCGATGCAGCGATGTACGAGGCCAAGCGTCAGGGCAAGAACCGGATCATCTCGGCCTGA
- the cysT gene encoding sulfate ABC transporter permease subunit CysT → MSRRISPVIPGFGLTLGYTLVYLSLIVLIPLAAMFVHAAQLTWDQFWTIISAPRVLAALKLSFGTALCAAIINGIIGTLLAWVLVRYTFPGRKVIDAMIDLPFALPTAVAGIALTALYTPTGLVGQFAADLGFKIAYTPLGITLALTFVTLPFVVRTVQPVLADIPREVEEAAACLGAKPLQVFRHILLPALLPAWLTGFALAFARGVGEYGSVIFIAGNMPMKTEILPLLIMVKLDQYDYTGATSIGVLMLVVSFVLLLLINLLQRRIETP, encoded by the coding sequence ATGTCGCGTCGTATCTCCCCCGTCATACCCGGCTTCGGGCTGACGCTGGGCTACACCTTGGTGTACCTCAGCCTGATTGTGCTAATCCCGCTGGCGGCGATGTTCGTCCACGCCGCCCAACTCACCTGGGATCAGTTCTGGACGATCATCTCCGCGCCCCGTGTTCTCGCCGCATTGAAGCTGAGCTTCGGCACCGCGCTGTGCGCCGCGATCATCAACGGCATCATCGGCACGTTGCTGGCCTGGGTGCTGGTGCGCTACACGTTCCCGGGGCGCAAGGTGATCGATGCGATGATCGATCTGCCGTTCGCCCTGCCGACCGCGGTGGCCGGTATTGCGCTCACTGCGCTGTACACGCCGACCGGGCTGGTCGGGCAATTTGCCGCCGACCTCGGTTTCAAGATCGCCTACACCCCGCTCGGGATCACTCTGGCGCTGACCTTCGTGACCCTGCCGTTCGTGGTGCGCACGGTGCAGCCGGTGTTGGCCGACATTCCCCGTGAAGTCGAAGAAGCGGCGGCGTGCCTCGGTGCCAAGCCGCTACAAGTGTTCCGCCACATCTTGCTGCCGGCACTGTTGCCAGCCTGGCTGACCGGTTTTGCCCTGGCGTTTGCCCGGGGCGTCGGCGAGTACGGTTCGGTGATTTTCATCGCTGGCAACATGCCGATGAAAACCGAGATCCTGCCGCTGCTGATCATGGTCAAGCTCGATCAATACGACTACACCGGCGCCACTTCCATCGGCGTGCTGATGCTGGTGGTTTCCTTCGTCCTGTTGCTGCTGATCAACTTGCTGCAGCGGCGCATCGAAACCCCATAA
- the desA gene encoding delta-9 fatty acid desaturase DesA codes for MWYEGFLGLSAWSLVAVTLLMTHVTIVAVTVYLHRYSAHRSLELNAGLKHFFRFWLWLTTAQNTREWTAIHRKHHAKCETEDDPHSPVVKGLSTVLRKGAELYREEAQNAETLRIYGKNCPEDWIERNLYSRYRLLGIAIMAVVDLLLFGTIGITIWAIQMMWIPVWAAGVVNGLGHAIGYRNFECRDAATNLVPWGILIGGEELHNNHHTYPNSAKLSVKKWEFDLGWAWIQIFSFLRLAKVQRVAPIAHRVEGKGSLDMDTAMAILNNRFQIMAQYRKLVIGPLVKQELDKVDHSVRHQFHRAKRLLSRETSLLEDRHHARIQNMLEHSQALKVIYEKRLALQQIWVKTSANGHDMLAAIKEWVHEAEASGIQSLREFANQLKTYSLRPAAV; via the coding sequence ATGTGGTACGAAGGTTTTCTTGGCTTGTCGGCCTGGTCACTGGTCGCCGTCACCCTGCTGATGACCCATGTGACGATCGTTGCCGTCACGGTCTACTTGCACCGCTACTCGGCCCATCGCTCCCTGGAGCTGAATGCCGGCCTGAAGCATTTCTTCCGTTTCTGGCTGTGGCTGACCACCGCGCAGAACACCCGTGAGTGGACGGCCATCCACCGCAAGCACCACGCCAAATGCGAAACCGAGGATGACCCGCACAGTCCGGTCGTCAAAGGCCTGTCTACCGTCCTGCGCAAAGGTGCCGAGCTGTACCGCGAGGAAGCGCAGAACGCCGAGACCCTGCGCATCTACGGCAAGAACTGCCCCGAAGACTGGATCGAGCGCAACCTGTACAGCCGCTACCGGTTGCTGGGCATTGCAATCATGGCGGTCGTTGACCTGCTGCTGTTCGGCACCATCGGCATCACCATCTGGGCAATCCAGATGATGTGGATTCCGGTCTGGGCGGCCGGCGTGGTCAATGGTCTCGGCCATGCCATCGGCTACCGCAATTTCGAATGTCGCGATGCAGCGACCAATCTGGTGCCATGGGGCATCCTGATCGGCGGCGAAGAACTGCACAATAACCATCACACCTACCCCAACTCGGCCAAGTTGTCGGTCAAGAAGTGGGAATTCGACCTCGGCTGGGCCTGGATCCAGATCTTCAGCTTCCTGCGCCTGGCCAAGGTGCAGCGGGTCGCGCCGATCGCTCACCGCGTCGAAGGCAAGGGCAGCCTGGACATGGACACCGCCATGGCGATCCTCAACAACCGTTTCCAGATCATGGCCCAGTACCGCAAGCTGGTGATCGGACCGCTGGTCAAGCAGGAGCTGGACAAGGTCGATCATTCGGTACGCCACCAGTTCCACCGCGCCAAGCGTCTGCTATCCCGTGAAACCAGCCTGCTGGAGGATCGCCACCACGCGCGCATCCAGAACATGCTCGAGCACAGTCAGGCGCTGAAGGTAATCTACGAGAAACGCCTGGCCCTGCAGCAGATCTGGGTCAAAACCAGCGCAAATGGTCACGACATGCTCGCGGCCATCAAGGAATGGGTTCACGAGGCCGAGGCCAGTGGCATCCAGTCCCTGCGCGAATTCGCCAACCAATTGAAGACCTACTCGCTACGCCCTGCCGCCGTCTGA
- the oscA gene encoding sulfur starvation response protein OscA codes for MSASLRSVDGQDETTILREIQSALRDLRFGAVEITVHNAQVVQIERKEKFRLQQPGNKPA; via the coding sequence ATGAGCGCATCCCTGCGTAGCGTTGACGGTCAGGACGAAACCACCATCTTGCGCGAAATCCAGAGCGCCTTGCGCGATCTGCGTTTCGGCGCGGTGGAAATCACTGTGCACAACGCCCAAGTGGTCCAGATCGAACGCAAAGAGAAATTCCGTCTGCAGCAACCGGGTAACAAGCCGGCCTGA
- a CDS encoding sulfate ABC transporter substrate-binding protein, producing the protein MSSIRRYALAALASAVFAGSAVAKDYELLNVSYDPTRELYQDYNAEFVKYWQAEHAGDTVKIQQSHGGSGKQGRAVIDGLRADVVTLALAGDIDEIAKLGKTLPADWQKRLPDASTPYTSTIVFLVRKGNPKGIKDWGDLIKNDVSVITPNPKTSGGARWNFLAAWAYGLKANGGNEAKAKEYVQTLFKHVPVLDTGARGSTITFVNNGQGDVLLAWENEAFLALKEDGGKDKFDIVVPSLSILAEPPVAVVDKNAEKKGNEQIAEAYLKHLYSPAGQEIAAKNFYRPRDKDVAAKYAQQFPKLELVTIDKDFGGWKTAQPKFFNDGGVFDQIYQAQ; encoded by the coding sequence ATGTCGTCGATTCGCCGTTACGCTTTGGCCGCCCTGGCCAGTGCTGTGTTTGCCGGTTCCGCGGTTGCCAAGGATTACGAATTGCTCAACGTTTCGTATGACCCGACGCGCGAGCTGTATCAGGATTACAACGCCGAATTCGTGAAGTACTGGCAGGCAGAGCATGCCGGCGACACCGTGAAAATCCAGCAATCCCACGGCGGTTCGGGCAAGCAGGGCCGTGCGGTGATCGACGGTCTGCGCGCCGACGTCGTGACCCTGGCACTGGCCGGCGACATCGACGAAATCGCCAAGCTCGGCAAGACCCTGCCGGCCGACTGGCAGAAGCGTCTGCCGGACGCCAGCACCCCGTACACCTCGACCATCGTGTTCCTGGTGCGCAAGGGCAACCCGAAAGGCATCAAGGACTGGGGCGACCTGATCAAGAACGACGTTTCGGTGATCACGCCGAACCCGAAAACCTCCGGCGGTGCACGCTGGAACTTCCTCGCGGCATGGGCCTACGGCCTGAAAGCCAACGGCGGCAACGAAGCGAAAGCCAAGGAATACGTACAGACCCTGTTCAAGCACGTTCCGGTCCTAGACACCGGCGCCCGTGGCTCGACCATCACCTTCGTCAACAACGGTCAGGGTGACGTGTTGCTGGCCTGGGAAAACGAAGCCTTCCTGGCGCTGAAAGAAGACGGCGGCAAGGACAAGTTCGACATCGTCGTGCCTTCGCTGTCGATCCTCGCCGAACCTCCGGTGGCCGTGGTCGACAAGAACGCCGAGAAGAAGGGCAACGAGCAGATCGCCGAAGCCTACCTCAAGCACCTGTACAGCCCGGCCGGCCAGGAAATCGCGGCGAAGAACTTCTACCGCCCGCGTGACAAGGACGTGGCCGCCAAGTACGCCCAGCAGTTCCCGAAACTGGAGCTGGTGACCATCGACAAGGACTTCGGCGGCTGGAAAACCGCACAGCCGAAATTCTTCAACGACGGTGGCGTGTTCGACCAGATCTATCAGGCGCAGTAA
- the dibA gene encoding phosphodiesterase DibA, translating to MSATYRDALRAALLYLVLAVVWLQGIGYLLNSFFDSSDQLLRWQLINGYAFVVFSAGLIFLARARLFECLGIGARLRERQADRERLRQAAAVFDCTREGVLVTDRQGLIVHVNRAFMEITGYQRDEVIGQQPSLFKSGHHPPGFYQAMFATLQAQDEWSGEIWNRRKSGEIYPQWQTIRVIRDEDDRLSHYVAVFSDISAIKDSEHELKHLAHHDPLTDLPNRLLFSDRAEQALASAQTHKRGCALLMIDLDHFKLINDSLGHNIGDRLLKAVAVRLQALFGSGITLARLGGDEFAVLMESCPQPAQAAALAQRILDALKEPFCLDGHELFINASLGISLFPSDALSAEQLLRNADAALFKAKSSGRNGYALYTEELTAHAQQRVEIAFELRRALEQQELRVYYQPVHDLQTSRLIGVEALVRWEHPQRGLVSPAEFIPIAERTGMISEIDAWVMQQACRQMCQWQRAGVVLSFVAVNVSSRLFARRELYQQVAQVLHDTGLDPAYLELEVTESAVMDDPEVALEQMHRLRELGIRLAIDDFGTGYSSLLRLKRLPVQKLKIDQGFVAGLPWDEDDAAIVRVIIALARSMGMQVHAEGIEQAEQAAFLLEQACDLGQGYWFGRPVPEAQIDWARAPAIG from the coding sequence ATGTCTGCCACATACCGCGATGCCTTGCGTGCAGCGCTGCTTTACCTGGTTCTTGCCGTTGTCTGGCTGCAAGGCATTGGCTATTTATTGAACAGTTTCTTCGATAGCTCTGATCAGTTGCTGCGTTGGCAACTGATCAACGGCTATGCCTTTGTGGTGTTCAGCGCCGGTTTGATCTTTCTTGCCCGGGCGCGCCTGTTCGAATGCCTGGGCATCGGTGCACGGTTGCGTGAGCGCCAGGCCGATCGTGAACGCCTGCGTCAGGCGGCTGCGGTGTTCGATTGCACCCGCGAAGGTGTGCTGGTCACGGACCGACAGGGGCTGATCGTGCACGTCAATCGTGCCTTCATGGAGATCACCGGTTATCAGCGCGATGAAGTCATTGGCCAGCAGCCCAGCCTGTTCAAGTCCGGCCATCATCCGCCGGGTTTTTATCAGGCGATGTTCGCCACGTTGCAGGCGCAGGATGAATGGAGCGGCGAGATCTGGAACCGGCGCAAGAGCGGTGAAATTTATCCACAGTGGCAAACCATTCGGGTGATTCGCGATGAGGACGATCGGCTCAGTCATTACGTCGCGGTGTTTTCCGACATCAGCGCGATCAAGGATTCCGAACACGAACTCAAGCACCTGGCTCACCACGATCCGCTGACCGACCTGCCCAATCGCCTGCTGTTCAGTGATCGCGCCGAACAGGCACTGGCTTCGGCACAGACCCACAAGCGCGGCTGCGCACTGCTGATGATCGACCTCGATCACTTCAAACTGATCAACGACAGTCTCGGCCACAACATCGGTGACCGTTTGCTCAAGGCGGTTGCTGTGCGTTTGCAGGCGCTGTTCGGATCGGGCATCACCCTGGCGCGGCTGGGTGGCGACGAGTTCGCGGTGTTGATGGAAAGTTGTCCACAGCCGGCGCAGGCCGCTGCACTGGCCCAACGGATTCTCGATGCACTCAAGGAGCCGTTCTGCCTCGACGGCCACGAATTGTTCATCAACGCCAGCCTCGGCATCAGCCTGTTTCCCAGTGATGCGTTGAGCGCCGAACAGCTGTTGCGCAACGCCGATGCGGCGTTGTTCAAGGCCAAAAGCAGCGGCCGCAACGGCTATGCGTTGTACACAGAAGAACTCACGGCCCATGCCCAGCAACGGGTCGAGATTGCCTTCGAATTGCGCCGCGCGCTGGAGCAGCAGGAGTTGCGGGTCTATTACCAGCCCGTCCACGACCTGCAGACCAGTCGCCTGATCGGCGTCGAGGCGCTGGTGCGCTGGGAGCATCCGCAGCGGGGGCTTGTGTCACCCGCGGAGTTCATCCCGATTGCCGAGCGCACCGGGATGATTTCGGAAATCGACGCCTGGGTCATGCAGCAGGCCTGTCGACAGATGTGCCAATGGCAGCGGGCCGGGGTAGTGCTGTCGTTTGTCGCGGTTAACGTGTCGTCGCGGCTGTTCGCCCGCCGCGAGCTTTATCAACAGGTGGCGCAGGTGCTGCACGATACCGGTCTGGACCCGGCCTATCTGGAACTGGAAGTTACCGAGAGCGCGGTGATGGATGATCCGGAAGTCGCGCTGGAACAGATGCATCGTCTGCGCGAGCTGGGCATTCGCCTGGCCATCGATGACTTTGGTACCGGTTATTCGTCGCTGCTGCGGCTCAAGCGCCTGCCGGTGCAGAAGCTCAAGATCGATCAGGGCTTCGTCGCCGGACTGCCGTGGGACGAGGACGATGCGGCAATCGTCAGGGTGATCATCGCTTTGGCCCGCAGCATGGGCATGCAGGTGCATGCCGAGGGCATCGAGCAGGCCGAGCAGGCGGCATTCCTGCTGGAGCAGGCGTGCGATCTGGGGCAGGGCTACTGGTTCGGGCGGCCGGTGCCTGAAGCTCAGATCGACTGGGCCAGAGCGCCGGCAATCGGCTGA